A stretch of Penaeus vannamei isolate JL-2024 chromosome 18, ASM4276789v1, whole genome shotgun sequence DNA encodes these proteins:
- the LOC113817646 gene encoding pupal cuticle protein 36a-like isoform X12, translating to MISKLVLCGVIAAVASLPQSPSTSYGTPNVGSGGGGFGGSGFGGSSGSGFGRGTSGGFGGAGSGFGGAGSGFGGAGSGFGGAGTGFGGSGSGFGGSSRGSSGGSRGSSGVGFGGSSAGGFGGSAAGGAGAGRYSGSSGPVVPILRDDRQGPDEFGNYNFNFETGDGISRQEQGAPQGPTGAVASQGAWSFTFPDGTPANFNFVADENGYRVESDLLPTPPPLPPHAIAQIEKARQEDAAAAASGGRGGYSGQSGSGSGQFSGSGQSGFGSGQFSGAGQSGFGSGQFSGAGRPGSGQSGFGSGQFSGAGRPGSGQSGFGSGQQFAGAGSSQAPSRSYGYP from the exons ATGATTTCG aaaTTGGTACTCTGTGGCGTGATCGCCGCCGTGGCATCACTGCCCCAAAGCCCGTCTACGTCCTACGGGACTCCCAATGTGGGATCTGGAGGAGGAGGCTTCGGTGGCAGCGGGTTTGGAGGTTCCTCGGGAAGTGGGTTTGGAAGGGGGACCAGCGGAGGTTTCGGAGGAGCTGGCAGTGGCTTCGGAGGAGCTGGCAGTGGCTTCGGAGGAGCTGGCAGTGGCTTCGGAGGAGCTGGCACTGGTTTTGGAGGATCCGGTAGCGGATTCGGTGGTTCGTCCCGTGGCTCATCAGGAGGATCTAGAGGTTCATCTGGAGTAGGTTTTGGAGGCTCATCCGCAGGAGGATTCGGAGGCAGCGCCGCTGGAGGCGCTGGAGCTGGAAGGTACAGCGGCTCCTCCGGGCCTGTGGTTCCCATCCTCAGGGACGACCGTCAGGGACCCGATGAGTTCGGAAACTACAACTTCAACTTCGAAACTGGCGACGGCATCAGCCGACAGGAACAGGGCGCCCCTCAGGGACCAACTGGCGCCGTGGCCTCTCAAGGAGCATGGTC GTTTACCTTCCCTGACGGCACTCCAGCTAACTTCAATTTCGTTGCTGACGAGAACGGTTACCGTGTGGAGTCTGACCTGctgcccaccccccctcccctccccccgcacgccATCGCCCAGATCGAGAAGGCTCGTCAGGAGGACGCCGCCGCTGCTGCTTCCGGTGGGCGAGGCGGTTACAGTGGCCAGTCAGGTTCCGGTTCTGGACAGTTCTCAGGATCTGGCCAATCAGGCTTTGGCTCCGGTCAGTTCTCAGGTGCTGGCCAATCAGGCTTTGGCTCCGGTCAGTTCTCAG GTGCTGGCCGACCAGGTTCTGGCCAATCAGGCTTTGGCTCTGGCCAGTTCTCAGGTGCTGGCCGACCAGGTTCTGGCCAATCAGGCTTTGGTTCAGGCCAGCAGTTCGCAGGCGCTGGCTCTTCCCAAGCTCCAAGCAGGTCATACGGTTATCCTTAA
- the LOC113817646 gene encoding pupal cuticle protein 36a-like isoform X7 gives MISKLVLCGVIAAVASLPQSPSTSYGTPNVGSGGGGFGGSGFGGSSGSGFGRGTSGGFGGAGSGFGGAGSGFGGAGSGFGGAGTGFGGSGSGFGGSSRGSSGGSRGSSGVGFGGSSAGGFGGSAAGGAGAGRYSGSSGPVVPILRDDRQGPDEFGNYNFNFETGDGISRQEQGAPQGPTGAVASQGAWSFTFPDGTPANFNFVADENGYRVESDLLPTPPPLPPHAIAQIEKARQEDAAAAASGGRGGYSGQSGSGSGQFSGSGQSGFGSGQFSGAGQSSFGSGQFSGAGRPGSGSGQFSGAGRPGSGQSGFGSGQFSGAGRPGSGQSGFGSGQQFAGAGSSQAPSRSYGYP, from the exons ATGATTTCG aaaTTGGTACTCTGTGGCGTGATCGCCGCCGTGGCATCACTGCCCCAAAGCCCGTCTACGTCCTACGGGACTCCCAATGTGGGATCTGGAGGAGGAGGCTTCGGTGGCAGCGGGTTTGGAGGTTCCTCGGGAAGTGGGTTTGGAAGGGGGACCAGCGGAGGTTTCGGAGGAGCTGGCAGTGGCTTCGGAGGAGCTGGCAGTGGCTTCGGAGGAGCTGGCAGTGGCTTCGGAGGAGCTGGCACTGGTTTTGGAGGATCCGGTAGCGGATTCGGTGGTTCGTCCCGTGGCTCATCAGGAGGATCTAGAGGTTCATCTGGAGTAGGTTTTGGAGGCTCATCCGCAGGAGGATTCGGAGGCAGCGCCGCTGGAGGCGCTGGAGCTGGAAGGTACAGCGGCTCCTCCGGGCCTGTGGTTCCCATCCTCAGGGACGACCGTCAGGGACCCGATGAGTTCGGAAACTACAACTTCAACTTCGAAACTGGCGACGGCATCAGCCGACAGGAACAGGGCGCCCCTCAGGGACCAACTGGCGCCGTGGCCTCTCAAGGAGCATGGTC GTTTACCTTCCCTGACGGCACTCCAGCTAACTTCAATTTCGTTGCTGACGAGAACGGTTACCGTGTGGAGTCTGACCTGctgcccaccccccctcccctccccccgcacgccATCGCCCAGATCGAGAAGGCTCGTCAGGAGGACGCCGCCGCTGCTGCTTCCGGTGGGCGAGGCGGTTACAGTGGCCAGTCAGGTTCCGGTTCTGGACAGTTCTCAGGATCTGGCCAATCAGGCTTTGGCTCCGGTCAGTTCTCAG GTGCTGGCCAATCAAGCTTTGGCTCCGGTCAGTTCTCAGGTGCTGGACGACCAGGTTCTGGATCTGGACAGTTCTCAGGTGCTGGCCGACCAGGTTCTGGCCAATCAGGCTTTGGCTCTGGCCAGTTCTCAGGTGCTGGCCGACCAGGTTCTGGCCAATCAGGCTTTGGTTCAGGCCAGCAGTTCGCAGGCGCTGGCTCTTCCCAAGCTCCAAGCAGGTCATACGGTTATCCTTAA
- the LOC113817646 gene encoding pupal cuticle protein 36a-like isoform X6 produces MISKLVLCGVIAAVASLPQSPSTSYGTPNVGSGGGGFGGSGFGGSSGSGFGRGTSGGFGGAGSGFGGAGSGFGGAGSGFGGAGTGFGGSGSGFGGSSRGSSGGSRGSSGVGFGGSSAGGFGGSAAGGAGAGRYSGSSGPVVPILRDDRQGPDEFGNYNFNFETGDGISRQEQGAPQGPTGAVASQGAWSFTFPDGTPANFNFVADENGYRVESDLLPTPPPLPPHAIAQIEKARQEDAAAAASGGRGGYSGQSGSGSGQFSGSGQSGFGSGQFSGAGQSGFGSGQFSGAGQSSFGSGQFSGAGRPGSGSGQFSGAGRPGSGQSGFGSGQFSGAGRPGSGQSGFGSGQQFAGAGSSQAPSRSYGYP; encoded by the exons ATGATTTCG aaaTTGGTACTCTGTGGCGTGATCGCCGCCGTGGCATCACTGCCCCAAAGCCCGTCTACGTCCTACGGGACTCCCAATGTGGGATCTGGAGGAGGAGGCTTCGGTGGCAGCGGGTTTGGAGGTTCCTCGGGAAGTGGGTTTGGAAGGGGGACCAGCGGAGGTTTCGGAGGAGCTGGCAGTGGCTTCGGAGGAGCTGGCAGTGGCTTCGGAGGAGCTGGCAGTGGCTTCGGAGGAGCTGGCACTGGTTTTGGAGGATCCGGTAGCGGATTCGGTGGTTCGTCCCGTGGCTCATCAGGAGGATCTAGAGGTTCATCTGGAGTAGGTTTTGGAGGCTCATCCGCAGGAGGATTCGGAGGCAGCGCCGCTGGAGGCGCTGGAGCTGGAAGGTACAGCGGCTCCTCCGGGCCTGTGGTTCCCATCCTCAGGGACGACCGTCAGGGACCCGATGAGTTCGGAAACTACAACTTCAACTTCGAAACTGGCGACGGCATCAGCCGACAGGAACAGGGCGCCCCTCAGGGACCAACTGGCGCCGTGGCCTCTCAAGGAGCATGGTC GTTTACCTTCCCTGACGGCACTCCAGCTAACTTCAATTTCGTTGCTGACGAGAACGGTTACCGTGTGGAGTCTGACCTGctgcccaccccccctcccctccccccgcacgccATCGCCCAGATCGAGAAGGCTCGTCAGGAGGACGCCGCCGCTGCTGCTTCCGGTGGGCGAGGCGGTTACAGTGGCCAGTCAGGTTCCGGTTCTGGACAGTTCTCAGGATCTGGCCAATCAGGCTTTGGCTCCGGTCAGTTCTCAGGTGCTGGCCAATCAGGCTTTGGCTCCGGTCAGTTCTCAGGTGCTGGCCAATCAAGCTTTGGCTCCGGTCAGTTCTCAGGTGCTGGACGACCAGGTTCTGGATCTGGACAGTTCTCAGGTGCTGGCCGACCAGGTTCTGGCCAATCAGGCTTTGGCTCTGGCCAGTTCTCAGGTGCTGGCCGACCAGGTTCTGGCCAATCAGGCTTTGGTTCAGGCCAGCAGTTCGCAGGCGCTGGCTCTTCCCAAGCTCCAAGCAGGTCATACGGTTATCCTTAA
- the LOC113817646 gene encoding pupal cuticle protein 36a-like isoform X17, whose translation MISKLVLCGVIAAVASLPQSPSTSYGTPNVGSGGGGFGGSGFGGSSGSGFGRGTSGGFGGAGSGFGGAGSGFGGAGSGFGGAGTGFGGSGSGFGGSSRGSSGGSRGSSGVGFGGSSAGGFGGSAAGGAGAGRYSGSSGPVVPILRDDRQGPDEFGNYNFNFETGDGISRQEQGAPQGPTGAVASQGAWSFTFPDGTPANFNFVADENGYRVESDLLPTPPPLPPHAIAQIEKARQEDAAAAASGGRGGYSGQSGSGSGQFSGSGQSGFGSGQFSGAGRPGSGQSGFGSGQFSGAGRPGSGQSGFGSGQQFAGAGSSQAPSRSYGYP comes from the exons ATGATTTCG aaaTTGGTACTCTGTGGCGTGATCGCCGCCGTGGCATCACTGCCCCAAAGCCCGTCTACGTCCTACGGGACTCCCAATGTGGGATCTGGAGGAGGAGGCTTCGGTGGCAGCGGGTTTGGAGGTTCCTCGGGAAGTGGGTTTGGAAGGGGGACCAGCGGAGGTTTCGGAGGAGCTGGCAGTGGCTTCGGAGGAGCTGGCAGTGGCTTCGGAGGAGCTGGCAGTGGCTTCGGAGGAGCTGGCACTGGTTTTGGAGGATCCGGTAGCGGATTCGGTGGTTCGTCCCGTGGCTCATCAGGAGGATCTAGAGGTTCATCTGGAGTAGGTTTTGGAGGCTCATCCGCAGGAGGATTCGGAGGCAGCGCCGCTGGAGGCGCTGGAGCTGGAAGGTACAGCGGCTCCTCCGGGCCTGTGGTTCCCATCCTCAGGGACGACCGTCAGGGACCCGATGAGTTCGGAAACTACAACTTCAACTTCGAAACTGGCGACGGCATCAGCCGACAGGAACAGGGCGCCCCTCAGGGACCAACTGGCGCCGTGGCCTCTCAAGGAGCATGGTC GTTTACCTTCCCTGACGGCACTCCAGCTAACTTCAATTTCGTTGCTGACGAGAACGGTTACCGTGTGGAGTCTGACCTGctgcccaccccccctcccctccccccgcacgccATCGCCCAGATCGAGAAGGCTCGTCAGGAGGACGCCGCCGCTGCTGCTTCCGGTGGGCGAGGCGGTTACAGTGGCCAGTCAGGTTCCGGTTCTGGACAGTTCTCAGGATCTGGCCAATCAGGCTTTGGCTCCGGTCAGTTCTCAG GTGCTGGACGACCAG GTTCTGGCCAATCAGGCTTTGGCTCTGGCCAGTTCTCAGGTGCTGGCCGACCAGGTTCTGGCCAATCAGGCTTTGGTTCAGGCCAGCAGTTCGCAGGCGCTGGCTCTTCCCAAGCTCCAAGCAGGTCATACGGTTATCCTTAA
- the LOC113817646 gene encoding pupal cuticle protein 36a-like isoform X18, whose product MISKLVLCGVIAAVASLPQSPSTSYGTPNVGSGGGGFGGSGFGGSSGSGFGRGTSGGFGGAGSGFGGAGSGFGGAGSGFGGAGTGFGGSGSGFGGSSRGSSGGSRGSSGVGFGGSSAGGFGGSAAGGAGAGRYSGSSGPVVPILRDDRQGPDEFGNYNFNFETGDGISRQEQGAPQGPTGAVASQGAWSFTFPDGTPANFNFVADENGYRVESDLLPTPPPLPPHAIAQIEKARQEDAAAAASGGRGGYSGQSGSGSGQFSGSGQSGFGSGQFSGSGQSGFGSGQFSGAGRPGSGQSGFGSGQQFAGAGSSQAPSRSYGYP is encoded by the exons ATGATTTCG aaaTTGGTACTCTGTGGCGTGATCGCCGCCGTGGCATCACTGCCCCAAAGCCCGTCTACGTCCTACGGGACTCCCAATGTGGGATCTGGAGGAGGAGGCTTCGGTGGCAGCGGGTTTGGAGGTTCCTCGGGAAGTGGGTTTGGAAGGGGGACCAGCGGAGGTTTCGGAGGAGCTGGCAGTGGCTTCGGAGGAGCTGGCAGTGGCTTCGGAGGAGCTGGCAGTGGCTTCGGAGGAGCTGGCACTGGTTTTGGAGGATCCGGTAGCGGATTCGGTGGTTCGTCCCGTGGCTCATCAGGAGGATCTAGAGGTTCATCTGGAGTAGGTTTTGGAGGCTCATCCGCAGGAGGATTCGGAGGCAGCGCCGCTGGAGGCGCTGGAGCTGGAAGGTACAGCGGCTCCTCCGGGCCTGTGGTTCCCATCCTCAGGGACGACCGTCAGGGACCCGATGAGTTCGGAAACTACAACTTCAACTTCGAAACTGGCGACGGCATCAGCCGACAGGAACAGGGCGCCCCTCAGGGACCAACTGGCGCCGTGGCCTCTCAAGGAGCATGGTC GTTTACCTTCCCTGACGGCACTCCAGCTAACTTCAATTTCGTTGCTGACGAGAACGGTTACCGTGTGGAGTCTGACCTGctgcccaccccccctcccctccccccgcacgccATCGCCCAGATCGAGAAGGCTCGTCAGGAGGACGCCGCCGCTGCTGCTTCCGGTGGGCGAGGCGGTTACAGTGGCCAGTCAGGTTCCGGTTCTGGACAGTTCTCAGGATCTGGCCAATCAGGCTTTGGCTCCGGTCAGTTCTCAG GTTCTGGCCAATCAGGCTTTGGCTCTGGCCAGTTCTCAGGTGCTGGCCGACCAGGTTCTGGCCAATCAGGCTTTGGTTCAGGCCAGCAGTTCGCAGGCGCTGGCTCTTCCCAAGCTCCAAGCAGGTCATACGGTTATCCTTAA
- the LOC113817646 gene encoding pupal cuticle protein 36a-like isoform X14, producing the protein MISKLVLCGVIAAVASLPQSPSTSYGTPNVGSGGGGFGGSGFGGSSGSGFGRGTSGGFGGAGSGFGGAGSGFGGAGSGFGGAGTGFGGSGSGFGGSSRGSSGGSRGSSGVGFGGSSAGGFGGSAAGGAGAGRYSGSSGPVVPILRDDRQGPDEFGNYNFNFETGDGISRQEQGAPQGPTGAVASQGAWSFTFPDGTPANFNFVADENGYRVESDLLPTPPPLPPHAIAQIEKARQEDAAAAASGGRGGYSGQSGSGSGQFSGSGQSGFGSGQFSGAGQSGFGSGQFSGSGQSGFGSGQFSGAGRPGSGQSGFGSGQQFAGAGSSQAPSRSYGYP; encoded by the exons ATGATTTCG aaaTTGGTACTCTGTGGCGTGATCGCCGCCGTGGCATCACTGCCCCAAAGCCCGTCTACGTCCTACGGGACTCCCAATGTGGGATCTGGAGGAGGAGGCTTCGGTGGCAGCGGGTTTGGAGGTTCCTCGGGAAGTGGGTTTGGAAGGGGGACCAGCGGAGGTTTCGGAGGAGCTGGCAGTGGCTTCGGAGGAGCTGGCAGTGGCTTCGGAGGAGCTGGCAGTGGCTTCGGAGGAGCTGGCACTGGTTTTGGAGGATCCGGTAGCGGATTCGGTGGTTCGTCCCGTGGCTCATCAGGAGGATCTAGAGGTTCATCTGGAGTAGGTTTTGGAGGCTCATCCGCAGGAGGATTCGGAGGCAGCGCCGCTGGAGGCGCTGGAGCTGGAAGGTACAGCGGCTCCTCCGGGCCTGTGGTTCCCATCCTCAGGGACGACCGTCAGGGACCCGATGAGTTCGGAAACTACAACTTCAACTTCGAAACTGGCGACGGCATCAGCCGACAGGAACAGGGCGCCCCTCAGGGACCAACTGGCGCCGTGGCCTCTCAAGGAGCATGGTC GTTTACCTTCCCTGACGGCACTCCAGCTAACTTCAATTTCGTTGCTGACGAGAACGGTTACCGTGTGGAGTCTGACCTGctgcccaccccccctcccctccccccgcacgccATCGCCCAGATCGAGAAGGCTCGTCAGGAGGACGCCGCCGCTGCTGCTTCCGGTGGGCGAGGCGGTTACAGTGGCCAGTCAGGTTCCGGTTCTGGACAGTTCTCAGGATCTGGCCAATCAGGCTTTGGCTCCGGTCAGTTCTCAGGTGCTGGCCAATCAGGCTTTGGCTCCGGTCAGTTCTCAG GTTCTGGCCAATCAGGCTTTGGCTCTGGCCAGTTCTCAGGTGCTGGCCGACCAGGTTCTGGCCAATCAGGCTTTGGTTCAGGCCAGCAGTTCGCAGGCGCTGGCTCTTCCCAAGCTCCAAGCAGGTCATACGGTTATCCTTAA
- the LOC113817646 gene encoding pupal cuticle protein 36a-like isoform X20, translated as MISKLVLCGVIAAVASLPQSPSTSYGTPNVGSGGGGFGGSGFGGSSGSGFGRGTSGGFGGAGSGFGGAGSGFGGAGSGFGGAGTGFGGSGSGFGGSSRGSSGGSRGSSGVGFGGSSAGGFGGSAAGGAGAGRYSGSSGPVVPILRDDRQGPDEFGNYNFNFETGDGISRQEQGAPQGPTGAVASQGAWSFTFPDGTPANFNFVADENGYRVESDLLPTPPPLPPHAIAQIEKARQEDAAAAASGGRGGYSGQSGSGSGQFSGSGQSGFGSGQFSGAGRPGSGSGQFSGAGRPGSGQSGFGSGQQFAGAGSSQAPSRSYGYP; from the exons ATGATTTCG aaaTTGGTACTCTGTGGCGTGATCGCCGCCGTGGCATCACTGCCCCAAAGCCCGTCTACGTCCTACGGGACTCCCAATGTGGGATCTGGAGGAGGAGGCTTCGGTGGCAGCGGGTTTGGAGGTTCCTCGGGAAGTGGGTTTGGAAGGGGGACCAGCGGAGGTTTCGGAGGAGCTGGCAGTGGCTTCGGAGGAGCTGGCAGTGGCTTCGGAGGAGCTGGCAGTGGCTTCGGAGGAGCTGGCACTGGTTTTGGAGGATCCGGTAGCGGATTCGGTGGTTCGTCCCGTGGCTCATCAGGAGGATCTAGAGGTTCATCTGGAGTAGGTTTTGGAGGCTCATCCGCAGGAGGATTCGGAGGCAGCGCCGCTGGAGGCGCTGGAGCTGGAAGGTACAGCGGCTCCTCCGGGCCTGTGGTTCCCATCCTCAGGGACGACCGTCAGGGACCCGATGAGTTCGGAAACTACAACTTCAACTTCGAAACTGGCGACGGCATCAGCCGACAGGAACAGGGCGCCCCTCAGGGACCAACTGGCGCCGTGGCCTCTCAAGGAGCATGGTC GTTTACCTTCCCTGACGGCACTCCAGCTAACTTCAATTTCGTTGCTGACGAGAACGGTTACCGTGTGGAGTCTGACCTGctgcccaccccccctcccctccccccgcacgccATCGCCCAGATCGAGAAGGCTCGTCAGGAGGACGCCGCCGCTGCTGCTTCCGGTGGGCGAGGCGGTTACAGTGGCCAGTCAGGTTCCGGTTCTGGACAGTTCTCAGGATCTGGCCAATCAGGCTTTGGCTCCGGTCAGTTCTCAG GTGCTGGACGACCAGGTTCTGGATCTGGACAGTTCTCAG GTGCTGGCCGACCAGGTTCTGGCCAATCAGGCTTTGGTTCAGGCCAGCAGTTCGCAGGCGCTGGCTCTTCCCAAGCTCCAAGCAGGTCATACGGTTATCCTTAA
- the LOC113817646 gene encoding pupal cuticle protein 36a-like isoform X19, giving the protein MISKLVLCGVIAAVASLPQSPSTSYGTPNVGSGGGGFGGSGFGGSSGSGFGRGTSGGFGGAGSGFGGAGSGFGGAGSGFGGAGTGFGGSGSGFGGSSRGSSGGSRGSSGVGFGGSSAGGFGGSAAGGAGAGRYSGSSGPVVPILRDDRQGPDEFGNYNFNFETGDGISRQEQGAPQGPTGAVASQGAWSFTFPDGTPANFNFVADENGYRVESDLLPTPPPLPPHAIAQIEKARQEDAAAAASGGRGGYSGQSGSGSGQFSGSGQSGFGSGQFSGAGQSGFGSGQFSGAGRPGSGQSGFGSGQQFAGAGSSQAPSRSYGYP; this is encoded by the exons ATGATTTCG aaaTTGGTACTCTGTGGCGTGATCGCCGCCGTGGCATCACTGCCCCAAAGCCCGTCTACGTCCTACGGGACTCCCAATGTGGGATCTGGAGGAGGAGGCTTCGGTGGCAGCGGGTTTGGAGGTTCCTCGGGAAGTGGGTTTGGAAGGGGGACCAGCGGAGGTTTCGGAGGAGCTGGCAGTGGCTTCGGAGGAGCTGGCAGTGGCTTCGGAGGAGCTGGCAGTGGCTTCGGAGGAGCTGGCACTGGTTTTGGAGGATCCGGTAGCGGATTCGGTGGTTCGTCCCGTGGCTCATCAGGAGGATCTAGAGGTTCATCTGGAGTAGGTTTTGGAGGCTCATCCGCAGGAGGATTCGGAGGCAGCGCCGCTGGAGGCGCTGGAGCTGGAAGGTACAGCGGCTCCTCCGGGCCTGTGGTTCCCATCCTCAGGGACGACCGTCAGGGACCCGATGAGTTCGGAAACTACAACTTCAACTTCGAAACTGGCGACGGCATCAGCCGACAGGAACAGGGCGCCCCTCAGGGACCAACTGGCGCCGTGGCCTCTCAAGGAGCATGGTC GTTTACCTTCCCTGACGGCACTCCAGCTAACTTCAATTTCGTTGCTGACGAGAACGGTTACCGTGTGGAGTCTGACCTGctgcccaccccccctcccctccccccgcacgccATCGCCCAGATCGAGAAGGCTCGTCAGGAGGACGCCGCCGCTGCTGCTTCCGGTGGGCGAGGCGGTTACAGTGGCCAGTCAGGTTCCGGTTCTGGACAGTTCTCAGGATCTGGCCAATCAGGCTTTGGCTCCGGTCAGTTCTCAGGTGCTGGCCAATCAGGCTTTGGCTCCGGTCAGTTCTCAG GTGCTGGCCGACCAGGTTCTGGCCAATCAGGCTTTGGTTCAGGCCAGCAGTTCGCAGGCGCTGGCTCTTCCCAAGCTCCAAGCAGGTCATACGGTTATCCTTAA
- the LOC113817646 gene encoding pupal cuticle protein 36a-like isoform X13: MISKLVLCGVIAAVASLPQSPSTSYGTPNVGSGGGGFGGSGFGGSSGSGFGRGTSGGFGGAGSGFGGAGSGFGGAGSGFGGAGTGFGGSGSGFGGSSRGSSGGSRGSSGVGFGGSSAGGFGGSAAGGAGAGRYSGSSGPVVPILRDDRQGPDEFGNYNFNFETGDGISRQEQGAPQGPTGAVASQGAWSFTFPDGTPANFNFVADENGYRVESDLLPTPPPLPPHAIAQIEKARQEDAAAAASGGRGGYSGQSGSGSGQFSGSGQSGFGSGQFSGAGQSGFGSGQFSGAGRPGSGQSGFGSGQFSGAGRPGSGQSGFGSGQQFAGAGSSQAPSRSYGYP, from the exons ATGATTTCG aaaTTGGTACTCTGTGGCGTGATCGCCGCCGTGGCATCACTGCCCCAAAGCCCGTCTACGTCCTACGGGACTCCCAATGTGGGATCTGGAGGAGGAGGCTTCGGTGGCAGCGGGTTTGGAGGTTCCTCGGGAAGTGGGTTTGGAAGGGGGACCAGCGGAGGTTTCGGAGGAGCTGGCAGTGGCTTCGGAGGAGCTGGCAGTGGCTTCGGAGGAGCTGGCAGTGGCTTCGGAGGAGCTGGCACTGGTTTTGGAGGATCCGGTAGCGGATTCGGTGGTTCGTCCCGTGGCTCATCAGGAGGATCTAGAGGTTCATCTGGAGTAGGTTTTGGAGGCTCATCCGCAGGAGGATTCGGAGGCAGCGCCGCTGGAGGCGCTGGAGCTGGAAGGTACAGCGGCTCCTCCGGGCCTGTGGTTCCCATCCTCAGGGACGACCGTCAGGGACCCGATGAGTTCGGAAACTACAACTTCAACTTCGAAACTGGCGACGGCATCAGCCGACAGGAACAGGGCGCCCCTCAGGGACCAACTGGCGCCGTGGCCTCTCAAGGAGCATGGTC GTTTACCTTCCCTGACGGCACTCCAGCTAACTTCAATTTCGTTGCTGACGAGAACGGTTACCGTGTGGAGTCTGACCTGctgcccaccccccctcccctccccccgcacgccATCGCCCAGATCGAGAAGGCTCGTCAGGAGGACGCCGCCGCTGCTGCTTCCGGTGGGCGAGGCGGTTACAGTGGCCAGTCAGGTTCCGGTTCTGGACAGTTCTCAGGATCTGGCCAATCAGGCTTTGGCTCCGGTCAGTTCTCAGGTGCTGGCCAATCAGGCTTTGGCTCCGGTCAGTTCTCAG GTGCTGGACGACCAG GTTCTGGCCAATCAGGCTTTGGCTCTGGCCAGTTCTCAGGTGCTGGCCGACCAGGTTCTGGCCAATCAGGCTTTGGTTCAGGCCAGCAGTTCGCAGGCGCTGGCTCTTCCCAAGCTCCAAGCAGGTCATACGGTTATCCTTAA
- the LOC113817646 gene encoding pupal cuticle protein 36a-like isoform X9 has translation MISKLVLCGVIAAVASLPQSPSTSYGTPNVGSGGGGFGGSGFGGSSGSGFGRGTSGGFGGAGSGFGGAGSGFGGAGSGFGGAGTGFGGSGSGFGGSSRGSSGGSRGSSGVGFGGSSAGGFGGSAAGGAGAGRYSGSSGPVVPILRDDRQGPDEFGNYNFNFETGDGISRQEQGAPQGPTGAVASQGAWSFTFPDGTPANFNFVADENGYRVESDLLPTPPPLPPHAIAQIEKARQEDAAAAASGGRGGYSGQSGSGSGQFSGSGQSGFGSGQFSGAGQSGFGSGQFSGAGQSSFGSGQFSGAGRPGSGQSGFGSGQFSGAGRPGSGQSGFGSGQQFAGAGSSQAPSRSYGYP, from the exons ATGATTTCG aaaTTGGTACTCTGTGGCGTGATCGCCGCCGTGGCATCACTGCCCCAAAGCCCGTCTACGTCCTACGGGACTCCCAATGTGGGATCTGGAGGAGGAGGCTTCGGTGGCAGCGGGTTTGGAGGTTCCTCGGGAAGTGGGTTTGGAAGGGGGACCAGCGGAGGTTTCGGAGGAGCTGGCAGTGGCTTCGGAGGAGCTGGCAGTGGCTTCGGAGGAGCTGGCAGTGGCTTCGGAGGAGCTGGCACTGGTTTTGGAGGATCCGGTAGCGGATTCGGTGGTTCGTCCCGTGGCTCATCAGGAGGATCTAGAGGTTCATCTGGAGTAGGTTTTGGAGGCTCATCCGCAGGAGGATTCGGAGGCAGCGCCGCTGGAGGCGCTGGAGCTGGAAGGTACAGCGGCTCCTCCGGGCCTGTGGTTCCCATCCTCAGGGACGACCGTCAGGGACCCGATGAGTTCGGAAACTACAACTTCAACTTCGAAACTGGCGACGGCATCAGCCGACAGGAACAGGGCGCCCCTCAGGGACCAACTGGCGCCGTGGCCTCTCAAGGAGCATGGTC GTTTACCTTCCCTGACGGCACTCCAGCTAACTTCAATTTCGTTGCTGACGAGAACGGTTACCGTGTGGAGTCTGACCTGctgcccaccccccctcccctccccccgcacgccATCGCCCAGATCGAGAAGGCTCGTCAGGAGGACGCCGCCGCTGCTGCTTCCGGTGGGCGAGGCGGTTACAGTGGCCAGTCAGGTTCCGGTTCTGGACAGTTCTCAGGATCTGGCCAATCAGGCTTTGGCTCCGGTCAGTTCTCAGGTGCTGGCCAATCAGGCTTTGGCTCCGGTCAGTTCTCAGGTGCTGGCCAATCAAGCTTTGGCTCCGGTCAGTTCTCAGGTGCTGGACGACCAG GTTCTGGCCAATCAGGCTTTGGCTCTGGCCAGTTCTCAGGTGCTGGCCGACCAGGTTCTGGCCAATCAGGCTTTGGTTCAGGCCAGCAGTTCGCAGGCGCTGGCTCTTCCCAAGCTCCAAGCAGGTCATACGGTTATCCTTAA